TCGACCAACGAGGCGGGTTTCTCGATGGACCTTGCGATCTTCGCGGTGCACGTCTCGGGTGCCTCCTCGATCCTGGGTGCGATCAACATGATCACGACCTTCCTCAATATGCGCGCGCCGGGCATGACCCTGCACAAGGTGCCGCTCTTTAGCTGGTCGATCTTTGTCACCGCCTGGCTGATCCTGCTGGCGCTGCCCGTGCTGGCCGGTGCCATCACCATGCTGCTCATGGACCGCAACTTTGGCACGTCTTTCTTTGATCCCGCCGGCGGCGGCGATCCGGTGCTTTATCAGCACATCCTTTGGTTCTTCGGTCACCCCGAAGTCTATATCATCATCATTCCCGCCTTCGGGATCATCAGCCACGTCATCGCGACCTTCTCGCGCAAGCCGATCTTTGGCTACCTGCCGATGGTCTATGCGATGGTTGCGATCGGTGTTCTGGGCTTCGTCGTCTGGGCGCACCACATGTATACCGTCGGCATGTCGCTGACGCAGCAGTCCTACTTCATGCTGGCCACGATGGTGATCGCGGTGCCCACTGGGGTAAAAATCTTTAGCTGGATCGCCACGATGTGGGGCGGCTCGGTTGAATTCAAGACGCCGATGCTTTGGGCTTTTGGTTTCCTGTTCCTGTTCACCGTTGGCGGTGTGACCGGTATCGTGTTGTCACAAGCCGGTGTCGACCGTGTCTACCACGATACCTATTACGTGGTCGCCCACTTCCACTATGTGATGAGCCTTGGTGCCGTGTTCGGTATTTTTGCCGGTATCTATTTCTACCTGCCCAAGTTCTCGGGCAAGATGATCCCGGAATGGGCGGGCAAGATCCACTTCTGGTCGATGTTCATCGGGGCCAACGTCACCTTCTTCCCACAGCACTTCCTGGGTCGTCAGGGGATGCCACGCCGCTACATCGACTACCCCGAGGCATTCGCATACTGGAACTACGTCTCGAGCTGGGGCGCGTTCCTGTCGTTCGCATCCTTCGTGTTCTTCATCGTGGTGCTGTTCTATGTGCTGATCTTTGCAAAACGCACAGCACCGGCGAA
This portion of the Octadecabacter sp. SW4 genome encodes:
- the ctaD gene encoding cytochrome c oxidase subunit I, which codes for MADAAIHGEEHHDERGFFTRWFMSTNHKDIGILYLFVSGAVGFISVLFTVYMRMELMEPGVQYMCLEGARFIAAAAEDCTPNGHLWNVMITYHGVLMMFFVVIPALFGGFGNYLMPLQIGAPDMAFPRLNNLSFWMFVAGVALGVASLLAPGGNGQSGSGVGWVLYPPLSTNEAGFSMDLAIFAVHVSGASSILGAINMITTFLNMRAPGMTLHKVPLFSWSIFVTAWLILLALPVLAGAITMLLMDRNFGTSFFDPAGGGDPVLYQHILWFFGHPEVYIIIIPAFGIISHVIATFSRKPIFGYLPMVYAMVAIGVLGFVVWAHHMYTVGMSLTQQSYFMLATMVIAVPTGVKIFSWIATMWGGSVEFKTPMLWAFGFLFLFTVGGVTGIVLSQAGVDRVYHDTYYVVAHFHYVMSLGAVFGIFAGIYFYLPKFSGKMIPEWAGKIHFWSMFIGANVTFFPQHFLGRQGMPRRYIDYPEAFAYWNYVSSWGAFLSFASFVFFIVVLFYVLIFAKRTAPANPWNEYADTLEWTLPSPPPEHTFETLPKQSDWDKGHAH